Proteins found in one Labrenzia sp. VG12 genomic segment:
- the dnaQ gene encoding DNA polymerase III subunit epsilon, translating to MREISFDTETTGLNPRGGDRLVEIGGVELINHIPTGNVYHVYINPQRDMPEEAFKVHGLSEEFLRDKPLFEQVADEFLEFVGDATLVIHNAAFDMGFINMELERAGRRTISNDQVLDTLDMARRKRPSGPNSLDALCSRYGIDNSKRVKHGALLDAEILAEVYLELIGGRQRGLGLMPEEEDTSSASGSTEPGELGTFNARPRPTPLKRPALESEFEAHKAFLEGMGEKALWAKYGG from the coding sequence ATGCGCGAAATTTCCTTCGATACGGAAACAACAGGACTGAATCCGCGCGGCGGCGACCGATTGGTCGAAATCGGCGGCGTGGAGCTGATCAATCATATTCCGACCGGAAATGTCTATCACGTCTATATCAACCCGCAGCGCGACATGCCGGAAGAGGCCTTCAAGGTGCACGGCCTTTCGGAAGAGTTTCTGAGAGACAAGCCCCTGTTTGAGCAGGTTGCCGATGAATTTCTCGAATTTGTCGGTGATGCGACACTGGTCATCCACAATGCCGCCTTTGACATGGGCTTCATCAACATGGAGCTGGAGCGCGCGGGACGGCGGACGATTTCCAACGACCAGGTGCTCGACACGCTGGACATGGCCCGGCGCAAGCGGCCAAGCGGACCCAATTCCCTCGATGCGCTGTGTTCGCGCTATGGCATCGACAATTCCAAGCGTGTCAAACACGGCGCGTTGCTCGATGCGGAAATTCTGGCAGAAGTTTACCTGGAGCTGATCGGCGGACGGCAAAGGGGTCTTGGCCTGATGCCGGAGGAAGAGGACACGTCTTCGGCAAGCGGTTCGACCGAACCCGGCGAACTCGGCACCTTCAACGCCCGCCCGCGGCCGACGCCTCTGAAACGGCCGGCCCTTGAAAGCGAATTCGAGGCCCACAAGGCTTTCCTTGAAGGCATGGGCGAAAAGGCGCTTTGGGCGAAATACGGCGGCTGA
- a CDS encoding DUF4279 domain-containing protein: protein MPVISESRTRLWIKGDDLVPEEISRLLEQKPDRTHQKDEVVLTALGRKRTAKTGFWEICADNCRPENLDAQIRDLLAALTQDTAVWREISGRFQISICSSLFLEETMGGFDLSPETIQMLGVRGIGLDVDILGTSDE, encoded by the coding sequence TTGCCGGTAATCAGTGAATCAAGAACAAGACTTTGGATCAAAGGAGATGATCTCGTCCCGGAAGAGATATCCCGCCTGCTGGAACAAAAACCGGACAGGACCCATCAAAAAGACGAAGTGGTGCTGACGGCACTCGGGCGAAAGCGAACTGCAAAGACAGGCTTTTGGGAAATCTGCGCCGACAATTGCAGACCTGAAAATCTAGACGCCCAAATCCGTGACCTTCTTGCCGCTTTAACTCAAGACACCGCCGTCTGGAGAGAAATTTCAGGACGTTTTCAGATCAGTATTTGCAGTAGTCTGTTTCTGGAGGAAACGATGGGCGGCTTTGATCTCAGCCCTGAGACCATTCAAATGCTGGGAGTGCGGGGCATCGGCCTGGATGTTGACATCTTGGGCACAAGCGACGAGTGA
- the coaE gene encoding dephospho-CoA kinase (Dephospho-CoA kinase (CoaE) performs the final step in coenzyme A biosynthesis.) codes for MIRIGLTGSIGMGKSTTAKMFAAEGVPVHDADATVHMLYAGRAAPLVEAAFPGTVRDGRVDRQLLSPHVLGQPEAMKKLESIVHPLVREEEQAFLDKARADRRRHVMMDIPLLFEAGGERRVDVIVVVTADAEIQRQRVLARPDMTKERFEAILSKQMPDAEKRKRAHFLVDTGLGMGPAQRQVRAILKALAGCC; via the coding sequence GTGATCCGGATCGGCCTTACCGGCTCCATCGGCATGGGCAAATCGACAACGGCCAAGATGTTTGCCGCTGAAGGTGTGCCCGTTCATGACGCGGATGCAACGGTGCATATGCTGTATGCCGGGCGGGCGGCTCCCCTCGTGGAAGCTGCATTCCCGGGAACGGTTCGGGACGGCAGGGTCGACCGCCAGCTGCTCTCCCCGCATGTGCTGGGCCAACCGGAAGCGATGAAAAAGCTGGAAAGCATCGTGCACCCGCTGGTACGTGAGGAGGAGCAGGCCTTTCTTGACAAGGCCCGCGCGGACCGCCGCCGCCATGTGATGATGGATATCCCGCTCCTGTTTGAAGCAGGCGGTGAAAGGCGGGTCGACGTGATCGTGGTGGTGACCGCGGACGCCGAGATCCAGCGACAGCGTGTCCTTGCACGGCCCGACATGACGAAGGAGCGGTTCGAGGCGATCCTGTCCAAGCAGATGCCGGATGCGGAAAAACGGAAACGCGCCCACTTCCTGGTGGACACCGGCCTCGGCATGGGCCCAGCACAGCGGCAGGTCCGGGCGATACTTAAAGCGCTGGCCGGCTGTTGTTAG
- a CDS encoding aminoglycoside phosphotransferase family protein yields the protein MTEPGETNCFVYPASLSWLEKREDGRNWLKCLPDLLAQCRDRFQLQQVGDPFSSGNVSYVLPAKRHGADAVLKLQFPDRECRFEADALKHWDGQGAIRLLDHAPDLNAMLLERCRPGQFLADDPDVDPLAVLSGLLKNLLKPAGPPFTRLSEEAALWRNSLESDWEDAGRPCERRLVDAAMAAASDLPKDETDLVLLHQDLHGHNVLSSERSGWLAIDPKPLVGDPAFSLSPIVRSFEFGHSKNAALYRLDRLSEELGLDRERARHWTIAQTMAWAFSSDYSERHFETARWLLGAN from the coding sequence ATGACAGAGCCCGGCGAAACGAATTGCTTCGTGTACCCGGCGTCCTTGTCATGGCTGGAAAAACGGGAAGACGGCCGCAATTGGCTGAAATGCCTGCCGGACCTGCTTGCGCAGTGTCGCGACAGGTTTCAGCTGCAGCAGGTTGGGGATCCGTTTTCAAGTGGCAATGTGTCTTACGTTCTGCCCGCTAAACGTCACGGAGCCGACGCGGTCCTGAAACTGCAATTTCCAGATCGGGAATGCCGGTTTGAAGCGGACGCATTGAAGCACTGGGACGGCCAGGGCGCGATCCGGCTGCTTGACCACGCGCCTGACCTGAATGCCATGCTTCTGGAACGTTGCCGGCCCGGGCAATTTCTGGCCGATGATCCTGACGTCGATCCTTTGGCCGTTCTCTCAGGGCTGCTGAAAAACTTGCTGAAACCGGCCGGCCCACCCTTTACGCGCCTTTCAGAAGAAGCAGCGCTCTGGCGAAACAGCCTGGAAAGCGATTGGGAAGATGCGGGAAGACCCTGTGAGCGGCGTCTGGTGGACGCTGCCATGGCGGCGGCCTCGGACCTGCCGAAAGATGAAACCGATCTGGTGCTGCTCCACCAGGATCTCCACGGTCACAACGTCCTGTCCTCAGAACGGAGTGGGTGGCTTGCGATCGATCCGAAGCCCCTGGTCGGCGACCCGGCCTTTTCCTTAAGCCCGATCGTCAGAAGCTTCGAATTCGGACACAGCAAAAACGCAGCGCTTTACCGGCTGGACAGACTGTCGGAAGAGCTTGGCCTTGACCGCGAACGGGCACGGCACTGGACCATTGCCCAGACCATGGCCTGGGCCTTTTCCAGCGACTATTCCGAGCGGCATTTCGAGACGGCGCGGTGGTTGCTCGGCGCCAATTGA
- a CDS encoding shikimate dehydrogenase yields the protein MSEAFRKAAITGHPVAHSRSPLVHGYWLKKHRISGSYERVDVAPEQAGDFFRNFARSGLNGANVTVPHKEVAAGSCDWLDEAAEAMGAANTLWLDEDGRLCGANTDGLGFLGNLDQLAPGWDVSRESAVVLGAGGAARAIVWALLSRNFTAVHIVNRTYEKAIALVEEFGSGTVAYTWDKLGTVLGEADLLVNTTALGMTGKAPLEIDLQPLPEGALVTDIVYAPLETDLLKQAAQRGHQTVDGLGMLLHQAVPGFERWFGVRPEVDDDLRNLVLADLGVTA from the coding sequence ATGAGTGAGGCCTTTCGAAAAGCGGCCATCACCGGTCACCCGGTTGCGCATTCCCGCTCGCCACTGGTGCATGGCTACTGGCTGAAAAAACACAGAATTTCAGGAAGTTACGAGAGGGTAGACGTTGCCCCGGAACAGGCCGGCGACTTTTTTCGCAATTTCGCGCGCTCTGGTCTCAATGGTGCCAACGTCACTGTGCCGCACAAGGAAGTGGCGGCCGGAAGCTGTGATTGGCTTGATGAGGCAGCAGAGGCCATGGGTGCGGCCAATACGCTCTGGCTGGATGAGGACGGCCGGCTTTGCGGTGCCAATACCGATGGGCTCGGCTTTCTCGGAAATCTCGACCAGCTTGCGCCTGGCTGGGACGTTTCACGTGAATCGGCTGTGGTGCTGGGAGCTGGCGGTGCGGCGCGCGCCATTGTCTGGGCGTTGCTCTCCCGAAACTTCACAGCGGTGCATATCGTCAACCGGACTTACGAAAAAGCCATAGCACTTGTGGAGGAGTTTGGCTCCGGAACGGTTGCTTATACCTGGGACAAGCTGGGGACAGTTCTTGGAGAAGCGGACCTGCTGGTCAACACGACCGCTCTTGGCATGACTGGCAAGGCACCGCTTGAAATCGATCTGCAACCCTTGCCGGAAGGCGCGCTGGTGACGGATATTGTCTATGCGCCTCTCGAAACAGACCTGTTGAAACAGGCGGCGCAGCGCGGCCACCAGACAGTGGACGGGCTCGGCATGCTGCTGCACCAGGCGGTGCCTGGTTTCGAGCGCTGGTTTGGTGTCCGCCCGGAGGTGGATGACGACCTGCGCAATCTTGTTCTTGCCGATCTTGGAGTGACCGCGTGA